Within Vicinamibacteria bacterium, the genomic segment AGCATGAACGCCGAATTCTTTGACTCCCCGCGCCGGCCGCAACGGTTGCTATGGCACAAGACGTCGGAGTACCTCCTCCGGACGCCGGGCATAACGAGCGTGGCCAGCATCGATGGCCGACACCTCTTCTGGGACGAGCCGCTCACACTGGTGTCGATCCTTAACCACTACCGGCTGGTCAGCTCGGGCCGCGTGTTTGTGCTTGAAGCCCGCGCGGAACCGCGCTTCGTGTCGAGGAGGCAAGTCGGAACCGTGACCGTACCTTGGGGAGCCTGGGCTTCGGTGCCCGATACGCCCGGCGTCGTGCTTGCGCAGATCCGCATTTCCCGTCCCCTATGGGCAAAGGTCCGGGGTCTGCTGCTTCGAGAGGAGGAGATGTCGGCAGACATTCGATTCCGCGCTCGGAGCAAGGCCTCCGGGACATGGACGGCCCCGGAGATCCACTGCCGCTTCATTCCGGACTTAGTGGCCAGTGGTTTGTGGATCAGCCCTCTTCCTCACAACGCCGCGAACTTGGAGGCCCTGCTTCTCGGCGGGCTCCCGGAAGGGGCGAGGGTAGAGGAGATCCGGTTTTGGAACGGTTGGGGGCAAGCAGCACCCGATCTCCGGATCTCTTGGCTGGCCCTAAGTGCAGACGGCCCGGCGACGCCTCCGGTCGCCGACTAGATCTCACACTCCACGGCAAGCGAAGATTTCCGACGAACGGCCTTGTAGCGTCGCACGGCGCCAGGCGAGTCCGCTTGTCCCGCTCAGTAGAGAGCGCGTACGGCCGTGGGCGGCCACTGTCCCCGGCCGTCATCTTTGCCCGGCTGGGGTCAGGCTAGGAACCCCAAACGCTCCCTACCGCTTATCCTCTTTGTCCCCTTCCTTATCCTTGTCCTTATCCTTATCTTTGTCCTTGTCGTCGTCTTCCCGCGAGATCTTCCGTTCCTTGATGCGCTCGACTTCAAGCGTGGCGACGCTTGACGTGGTGGCGGCGGCCGGTGTGGGTGCCATTCCCCCCAGACCCGGTCCCGCCGAGTACGTAGCGGTCACATCCACGCTGCGTGTCGTCTCAACGACGAGAAAGCCCTGGACGAATGACCCGAAGGTGACCGTCCCTGGGAAGGTGAACTGACTCGGAATCTCTTGGCAAGTGACTTCCAGCGCTTGGTCGGGGGTCAGCTTCTCGACGATGAAGGCCGAGATCGGACCCGGGCTCTCGGCGCCCGGAGGGAAGACGAGCGCGATCTTCTTACGAAGCGTGACGTCCTTCCCTTGCGGGTTGTGGATGGCGACAGCCGTAGCGTACTGGCCGGGCACGACGGGCGCACGTACGCCCGCGGCAACCGACCCACAACTGAATTTCGCTGCGTACTGGAAACGGAACCCTGGCTCCTCGTCGTCCCCGGCCTTGACGGCGGGCGACAGGGAGCAGAGCGCGATCACGAGCGCGCTGGTTACACCGCAACTCTTTCGCATAGGGTTGCCTCCTAGGGCTTCGATTGGCTCTCGGAGCCGACCCCACCCCGGCATGGCCCCGAGCCGCTCAAGCTAGACTCAAACAGACGACGCTCCGGTGACGAGTCAGCCTTCACGAGGTGCTCATAGTCCCTCTCCCCTCCACTGCGGGTCAAGGGCGGCGGCCCGTTGTCGCTTGAGCATCGTCGCCGGCCTCGGAGTCTAGGGACCCGCGCCCGCTCCCGCCGTGATGCGGGACACAACCAGCTCGGCGAGCTCTTCTCTGTCACAGACCTCCAAGTCCCGCTGCAGATGATCGAGGCTGGTCGTTCCGATCACCGCGCTTGAGACCGACGGATTACTCAGCACGAACTTCAGAGCGACCTCGGCCGCCGTCCATCCCGGCATGCCCACGGTCAGCTCCAGCCGCCGACCACGTGGGAGCAGGTGTCGGTAGTTCTTGAGCACGCGCAGGAGGTACCAGAGCTTGCTCGGCCTCGTGATCTTGTAGAGCTCATTGCCGAACACATGATGAGACAGGGGGGATTTGATCAGAGCCGCCATTCCGCTCTGGCCCGCCTTCTGTATCGTGGCCGCGCTTTCCTGGGTCACAACGTTGTAGGTCGTCATGAGAGCGTCGAAGAAGGAGAGGCCGGCCGCACGCTCGGCGACCTCCCCGTCCGCGGAGACGCCCTTGTACTTGATCATCCCACGGCTGACGAAAGCGTCCAGCGTCCTCAGCACCCGGTCGTCCTCCAGGGCGGCCAGGGGGGGGCCATGAAGCTGCAGCAAGTCCAAATGGTCGGTTCTCAGTCGGCGAAGGCTGTCCCGGAGGCTCGCCTCCATCCCCTCGGGCGTGAAATCACGGATGACTCTGCCTCCCGGCAGGAGACGCGACCCGACCTTCGTGGCGAGGAGGACTCCCCGATAGTGGCCGCCGGTGAGCTTCCCCAGCCTCTCTTCGGCGTTGCCGCGGGAGTAGTTGGGACCGGTGTCGAGAAACGTGATTCCCCGCTCCAGGCCATGGCGTAGTAGGGCCTCAGCCTTCCTTTCGGAGAAAATGGGCAATCCCCAGTAGCCGCCGCACCCAAAGCCGATCTCCGATATCGTGGCGCCACCGGCTCCGAAGCGGCGTTGAGGGATCAATGACGACCTCCCGTCGCGCTGGCCCTAACGGTTAGGCTGACGAGGAGAGCCGACTGGGCCCTCCCATCTCCGGGGCGGGGAAGAAGTGAGCCTGGCGACGGCATTGCGGTTCGCGACATCGAACAGCTGCAAGCTTAGCGCAGGGCTGCTCCGCTCAGAAGCAGCTCGTCCTCGCCGCCGAGGAGCGG encodes:
- a CDS encoding aldo/keto reductase, which produces MIPQRRFGAGGATISEIGFGCGGYWGLPIFSERKAEALLRHGLERGITFLDTGPNYSRGNAEERLGKLTGGHYRGVLLATKVGSRLLPGGRVIRDFTPEGMEASLRDSLRRLRTDHLDLLQLHGPPLAALEDDRVLRTLDAFVSRGMIKYKGVSADGEVAERAAGLSFFDALMTTYNVVTQESAATIQKAGQSGMAALIKSPLSHHVFGNELYKITRPSKLWYLLRVLKNYRHLLPRGRRLELTVGMPGWTAAEVALKFVLSNPSVSSAVIGTTSLDHLQRDLEVCDREELAELVVSRITAGAGAGP